One Candida dubliniensis CD36 chromosome 1, complete sequence genomic region harbors:
- a CDS encoding leukotriene A(4) hydrolase, putative: MTRAVVESIKKRFHELDPCTNSNYSKFKVIHTDLTLTVSFESKTLEGTVVYDLKNLDNASEVILDTSALNIKHAKVNGQEVSFELKPVTPIYGAPLSIPIASNENEIQVEISFATTDKCTAIQFIQGDTGPYVFSQCEAIHARSLFPCFDTPAVKSPYKFIGHSPAVVTMSGRAQPTDKPNTYYFDQPIPIPSYLVSITSGNLLKAPIGPRSDVYSEEPSLKKCQWEFEKDMENFIQIAEKIVFEYEWSRFDSLVLPSSFPYGGMEIPNMTQLTPTLISGDRTQTKVMAHELAHSWSGNLVTNSSWEHFWLNEGWTVYLERRIIGAIAAAEAKEEGREDAEKYGEQVRHFNMINGWNELTDTCETFDKRYTKLVLDLKNGDPDDSFSRIPYEKGFFFLYHLETKLGGIKEFDPFIKYYFNKFKYQSLNTAQFVDTLYEFYEPKGKAEILDNIDWETWLFVPGLPEKPEFDVTLANQVYALVDKWVTYVKNGGELPGDETGDFEGEQDMLFLETLTEKFKTLDVKPETIRLFPEIYPKYGASRNGEIISRWNELLITYGKYSSQDTLVQSFASWLGTIGRMKYVRPGYLLLKKGISHEFALEVFKKYEHVYHPICRTMVKKDLS, encoded by the coding sequence atGACGAGAGCAGTTGTCGAAAGCATCAAGAAGCGTTTCCACGAATTGGATCCATGTACCAATTCGAATTATTCCAAGTTCAAAGTTATTCACACTGATTTGACTTTGACTGTTTCATTTGAATCCAAAACATTGGAAGGGACTGTAGtttatgatttgaaaaacttGGATAATGCGAGTGAGGTTATATTGGATACATCTGCATTAAACATAAAACATGCAAAAGTCAATGGGCAAGAAGTGTCATTTGAATTGAAGCCGGTTACACCAATTTACGGGGCACCATTGAGTATTCCTATTGCCTCCAACGAAAATGAGATTCAAGTGGAAATATCTTTCGCCACAACAGATAAATGCACTGCTATTCAATTCATACAAGGTGATACTGGTCCATATGTTTTTTCTCAATGTGAAGCCATTCATGCAAGAAGCTTATTCCCATGCTTTGATACACCAGCGGTTAAGTCCCCTTACAAATTTATAGGTCATTCACCAGCTGTTGTAACCATGTCTGGGAGAGCTCAACCAACTGACAAGCCCAATACatattattttgatcaGCCAATCCCAATTCCTTCTTATTTGGTATCGATCACTTCTGGTAACTTGCTTAAGGCGCCAATTGGTCCAAGATCAGATGTATATAGCGAAGAGCcaagtttgaaaaaatgtCAATgggaatttgaaaaagatatggaaaatttcattcaaattGCTGAAAAAATAGTTTTCGAATATGAATGGTCTCGATTCGATTCATTGGTGTTGCCTTCTAGTTTCCCATACGGAGGTATGGAAATCCCCAATATGACGCAATTGACACCAACATTGATCAGTGGAGATCGTACCCAAACCAAAGTCATGGCCCATGAGTTGGCACATTCATGGTCCGGTAATTTAGTTACCAATAGTTCCTGGGAACATTTCTGGCTTAATGAAGGCTGGACCGTATATTTAGAGAGAAGAATTATTGGTGCAATTGCAGCAGCTGAAGCCAAGGAAGAAGGCAGAGAAGATGCAGAGAAATATGGTGAACAAGTGAGACATTTCAATATGATTAATGGATGGAATGAATTAACTGATACTTGTGAAACATTTGATAAGAGATATACCAAATTGGTATTAGATTTGAAGAATGGTGACCCAGATGATTCATTTTCCAGAATTCCTTATGAAAAAGggtttttcttcttgtatCATTTAGAAACTAAATTGGGAGGTATAAAAGAATTTGACccatttattaaatattactttaacaaattcaaataccAATCTTTGAATACTGCTCAATTTGTCGATACATTGTACGAATTTTATGAGCCAAAGGGTAAAGCTGAAATTTTGGACAACATAGATTGGGAAACTTGGTTATTTGTTCCCGGACTTCCAGAAAAACCAGAATTTGATGTTACTTTAGCTAATCAAGTGTATGCTTTGGTAGATAAATGGGTAACTTACGTCAAGAATGGAGGTGAACTTCCTGGTGACGAAACTGGCGATTTTGAAGGTGAACAAGATATGTTGTTTTTGGAAACGTTAACTGAGAAATTCAAGACTCTTGACGTTAAACCTGAAACTATTAGATTGTTCCCGGAAATATACCCCAAATATGGTGCAAGCAGAAATGGGGAAATTATTTCTCGTTGGAACGAATTGTTGATTACTTACGGTAAATATTCGTCTCAAGATACATTGGTACAATCGTTTGCAAGCTGGTTGGGTACAATTGGTCGTATGAAATATGTTAGACCTGggtatttgttgttgaagaaagGTATCAGTCATGAGTTTGCTTTAGAGGTCTTTAAGAAATACGAACATGTCTACCATCCAATTTGTAGAACCATGGttaaaaaagatttaaGTTAA
- a CDS encoding mitochondrial 37S ribosomal protein MRPS5 (Similar to S. cerevisiae MRPS5;~Similar to C. albicans MRPS5): MLKRTLQPISVLRRCLTTSRTVFASETGSKSSNQSSNKKIDKHTEFLSKYYNPEILQSIQAAESLITPEQYLNLQLKGADAKSKVGPTDEEFDYSLNDPEWEQPIIYPNQGLGRAPYPEIPQVSSPDRSALKIRFSDAPVATQKDEPTGIKTPQQIAQELSDLTGLDERYIRRLYVRPLIMKRVSLKTAKGNIANFFVLSVAGDKNGMVGLGIGKSRDGIRTAATKAHWNAVKNLTPVYRYEDRTILGSFEYKYHATKLKFSPAPIGFGLRCNKNVFEICQAAGIKDLKGKIYKSRNPLTVAYGFFKALTQQRSLEELAANRGKKIVELRKVYYSQ; this comes from the coding sequence ATGTTGAAACGGACATTACAACCAATATCTGTATTGAGAAGATGCTTAACCACATCAAGAACAGTATTTGCATCAGAAACTGGAAGTAAGAGTTCTAATCAATCatcaaacaagaaaattgataaacaCACTGAATTTTTAAGTAAATACTATAACCCAGAGATATTACAAAGTATTCAAGCAGCCGAATCGCTCATTACACCTGaacaatatttgaatttacaATTGAAAGGAGCTGACGCTAAGTCTAAAGTGGGACCAAcagatgaagaatttgattattcaCTTAATGATCCCGAATGGGAACAACCTATAATATACCCTAACCAAGGGTTGGGAAGAGCTCCATATCCTGAAATTCCTCAAGTAAGTTCTCCTGATAGAAGTGCTTTGAAGATAAGATTTTCTGATGCGCCAGTTGCTACTCAAAAAGATGAACCTACCGGTATAAAAACTCCACAGCAAATTGCCCAAGAATTATCAGATTTAACTGGGTTGGATGAAAGATACATCAGAAGATTATATGTGCGTCCATTGATTATGAAGAGAGTTTCGTTAAAAACAGCAAAAGGTAATATTGCaaatttctttgttttatcCGTGGCAGGTGACAAGAATGGTATGGTTGGTTTAGGTATAGGGAAATCAAGAGATGGTATTCGTACCGCTGCCACCAAAGCCCATTGGAACGCTGTAAAGAATTTGACTCCTGTTTACCGTTATGAAGATCGAACCATTCTTGGAAGTTTTGAATACAAATATCATGCAACCAAATTGAAGTTTTCCCCAGCACCAATTGGTTTTGGATTAAGATGTAACAAGAATGTTTTTGAAATCTGTCAAGCAGCTGGTATCAAAGATTTGAAAGGTAAAATTTACAAGTCGAGAAACCCATTGACTGTAGCGTATGGTTTCTTCAAGGCATTGACACAACAACGATCGCTCGAAGAATTGGCTGCTAATAGAGGTAAAAAGATTGTCGAATTGAGAAAAGTATATTACTCTCAATAG
- a CDS encoding DOPA-dioxygenase, putative (Similar to C. albicans DOP98) translates to MEYVTHLPKEDPSIATTSTYGLQFTYPVKYYDFHVYYYAHNDKSDKEARALLNKLLNDFPEDSANGSIIVKRLPDTKVIGPHATQFWEADVLRPEVFIKVLSWFQLNHGNLSVLIHPQTGDDVKDHTSSALWLGEKLPLLLDVFGEPDGKIPEFGVPRGKRISPENFDSHKTTF, encoded by the coding sequence ATGGAATACGTCACACATTTACCAAAAGAAGACCCTTCAATTGCAACTACATCTACATATGGCTTACAGTTTACATACCCAGTGAAATATTATGATTTCCATGTTTACTATTATGCACACAACGATAAATCAGACAAAGAAGCCAGGGCATTGTTGAACAAATTGCTAAACGATTTCCCAGAAGACTCTGCCAATGGCTCCATAATTGTGAAAAGATTACCTGATACAAAAGTTATTGGACCACATGCTACTCAATTTTGGGAAGCTGACGTTTTGAGACCCGAAGTATTCATCAAAGTTTTAAGttggtttcaattgaatcacGGAAACTTGTCGGTTTTAATCCATCCTCAAACAGGTGATGATGTGAAAGATCACACATCGAGTGCTTTATGGTTAGGTGAGAAACTCCCATTGTTGCTTGACGTTTTTGGTGAACCAGACGGCAAGATACCTGAATTTGGTGTTCCTCGAGGGAAAAGGATTTCACCTGAAAACTTTGATAGCCACAAGACAACCTTTTAA
- a CDS encoding 1,4-alpha-d-glucan glucohydrolase, putative (Similar to C. albicans GAM1) — protein MRLLSKVFVAALGLSSIVSAAPTSSSSAEDAQKTVPTELTLGVKQVPNILNDTAVDANAAAKGYSLVNVTLTGRGLTGILKLKEATNIYGYDFEYLNLSVEYQSDKRLNVHIEPTDLTDVFVLPEELVVKPKLEGDANTFNFENSDLVFEYDEEDFGFEVLRSSTREVLFSTKGNPLVFSNQFIQFNTTLPKGHSITGLGESIHGSLNEPGVVKTLFANDVGDPIDGNIYGVHPVYYDQRYNTNTTHGVYWRTSAIQEVVVGETSLTWRALSGVIDLYFFSGPDPKDVIQQYVSEIGLPAMQPYWALGYHQCRWGYDTVESLETVVENFKKFDIPLETIWSDIDYMDGYKDFTNDPHRFPLDKYRKFLDDIHNNSQHYVPIFDAAIYVPNPNNATDNDYEPFHLGNESDVFLKNPDGSLYIGAVWPGYTVFPDFLNNNTQEYWNKLFKDWYERIPFDGIWTDMNEVSSFCVGSCGTDRYYDNPVHPPFAVGNSPTQYPLGFDKTNSSEWKSISKSIAATATTDKSSPTSSSSSSIDSKNTLASGKGNINYPPYAINHAQGDHDLATHAVSPNATHADGTVEYDIHNLYGFLQERAIREALLEINPDKRPFIIGRSSFAGSGQNMGHWGGDNSADYYMMYFSIPQALSMGLAGIPFFGVDACGFNGNTDMELCSRWMQLASFFPFYRNHNVLGAIPQEPYVWEGVMNATKTSINVRYSLLPYYYTLLHESHVTGIPIMRAFNWQFPYNKELAGVDTQFFVGDALLVTPVLEPGVNHTKGVFPGENAVYYDFYTHKKQEFTVGKNETLNAPLGHIPLHIKGGNIIPTQEPGYTTTESRKNPFGLLVALDADGAASGKLYLDDGESVDVEEALYVDFVASKNKLVASVFGEYEASQPLANVTILGVDAEPKKVSFNNETITHKYENGAVHLTDLEKFTKNGAFANEFTIQW, from the coding sequence ATGAGATTATTATCAAAGGTATTTGTTGCTGCTTTGGGTCTCTCTTCAATTGTCAGTGCTGCTCCAAcaagtagtagtagtgcAGAAGACGCCCAAAAAACTGTTCCTACCGAACTCACTTTAGGTGTCAAACAAGTGCCtaatattttaaatgatACTGCTGTTGATGCTAATGCTGCTGCTAAAGGTTATTCGTTGGTGAATGTTACTTTAACTGGTAGAGGATTGACTGGTATTTTGAAACTTAAAGAAGCTACCAATATTTATGGTtatgattttgaatatttgaaCTTGTCCGTTGAATACCAAAGCGACAAGAGATTGAACGTTCATATTGAACCTACTGATTTAACTgatgtttttgttttaccAGAAGAACTTGTTGTTAAACCAAAACTTGAAGGTGATGCTAAcacttttaattttgagAATTCCGATTTGGTTTTTGaatatgatgaagaagattttggatttgaagTTTTGAGAAGCTCGACTCGTGAAGTTTTGTTCTCCACTAAAGGTAATCCATTGGTTTTTTctaatcaattcattcaattcaataccACTTTGCCTAAAGGTCACTCAATTACTGGGTTAGGTGAATCCATACATGGATCTTTGAACGAACCAGGTGTTGTCAAGACATTATTTGCCAATGACGTTGGTGATCCAATTGATGGTAACATTTACGGTGTTCATCCAGTATACTACGATCAAAGATATAACACAAACACAACCCATGGTGTTTATTGGAGAACTTCAGCTATTCaagaagttgttgttggtgagACTTCTCTTACTTGGCGTGCTCTTTCAGGTGTTATTGATCTTTATTTCTTTAGCGGTCCAGATCCAAAGGATGTTATCCAACAATATGTCTCTGAAATTGGGTTACCAGCCATGCAACCATACTGGGCATTAGGTTACCATCAATGTAGATGGGGTTATGACACTGTTGAATCACTTGAAactgttgttgaaaatttcaaaaaatttgatattcCTTTGGAAACCATTTGGTCAGATATAGATTATATGGATGGATACAAAGATTTCACCAACGATCCACATAGATTCCCACTTGACAAATACAGAAAATTCTTGGATGACATTCACAACAATAGTCAACATTATGTTCCTATATTTGATGCTGCAATTTATGTTCCTAACCCAAACAATGCAACtgataatgattatgaACCATTCCACTTGGGTAATGAATCCGATGtctttttgaaaaatcctGATGGATCATTATACATTGGTGCTGTTTGGCCAGGATACACTGTATTCCCAGActttttgaataataacaCTCAAGAATATTGGaacaaattgttcaaaGATTGGTATGAAAGAATTCCTTTTGATGGTATTTGGACAGATATGAATGAAGTCAGTTCATTCTGTGTTGGTTCCTGTGGTACTGACAGATACTACGACAACCCTGTTCATCCACCTTTTGCCGTTGGTAATTCCCCAACTCAATACCCATTAGGATTTGACAAAACCAATTCATCTGAAtggaaatcaatttcaaaatctatTGCTGCTACAGCAACAACTGATAAATCATCACcaacttcttcatcttcttcttccatcGATTCCAAAAACACTTTGGCTTCAGGTAAAGGGAATATCAATTATCCACCTTATGCCATCAATCATGCTCAAGGTGATCATGATCTTGCAACACATGCTGTATCTCCTAATGCCACCCATGCCGATGGAACTGTTGAATATGATATTCATAACCTTTATGGATTTTTACAAGAAAGAGCTATCCGTGAAGCATTATTGGAAATCAACCCTGACAAAAGAccatttattattggacGTTCATCATTTGCTGGATCAGGTCAAAACATGGGTCATTGGGGAGGTGATAACTCAGCTGATTACTACATGATGTACTTTTCTATCCCTCAAGCCTTGTCAATGGGTCTTGCTGGTATTCCATTCTTTGGTGTTGATGCATGTGGTTTCAATGGTAATACTGATATGGAATTATGTTCTAGATGGATGCAATTAGCCTCATTCTTCCCATTCTACAGAAACCACAATGTTTTGGGTGCTATTCCACAAGAACCTTATGTCTGGGAAGGTGTTATGAATGCAACCAAGACATCCATTAACGTCAGGTACTCTTTGTTGCCATACTATTACACTTTGTTGCACGAATCACATGTTACTGGTATTCCAATTATGCGTGCTTTCAACTGGCAATTCCCTTACAACAAAGAATTGGCAGGTGTTGATACTCAATTTTTCGTTGGTGATGCATTGTTGGTTACACCAGTATTGGAACCAGGTGTCAACCATACTAAAGGTGTTTTCCCAGGTGAAAATGCTGTGTACTACGATTTCTACACTCACAAGAAACAAGAGTTTACTGTTGGTAAGAATGAAACTTTGAATGCTCCTTTGGGTCACATTCCATTACACATCAAAGGTGGAAACATCATTCCAACTCAAGAACCAGGTTACACCACCACTGAATCAAGAAAGAATCCATTTGGATTATTGGTTGCCTTGGATGCTGATGGTGCAGCTTCTGGTAAATTGTATCTCGATGACGGTGAATCCGTAGATGTTGAAGAAGCATTGTACGTTGACTTTGTTGCATCCAAGAACAAATTGGTTGCTTCTGTTTTTGGTGAATATGAAGCTTCCCAACCTTTAGCCAATGTTACAATTTTGGGTGTTGATGCTGAACCTAAGAAGGTTTCGTTTAACAACGAAACTATAACCCACAAGTACGAAAATGGTGCTGTACACCTTActgatttggaaaaattcACCAAAAACGGTGCCTTTGCCAATGAATTTACCATCCAATGGTAA